In a single window of the Paenibacillus sp. MMS20-IR301 genome:
- a CDS encoding phosphatase PAP2 family protein, which yields MLYYHYWSGGFRRFIWFLLGFILIAVLVVLDETAGFDRTVINIVQSMESPGLTALAKSLSLVGSSKLAVGISLLTIAILFFILKHRMELVLFLWVGIGSQLLNTLLKLWFHRERPNIHRLIEQAGYSFPSGHSMAAFSLYGVIAYLLWRHMRNRRERLLLILFTVLMTGGIGWSRIYLGVHYPSDVIGGYAASGAWLMLSAACFEAYRNARGRKPVIPRKNADPRK from the coding sequence ATGCTTTATTATCATTACTGGTCCGGCGGATTTCGCCGTTTTATATGGTTTTTGCTGGGATTTATTCTAATTGCGGTACTGGTTGTGCTGGACGAAACCGCCGGCTTTGACCGTACAGTTATTAATATCGTACAATCAATGGAATCACCGGGTCTGACTGCCTTAGCCAAAAGCCTGTCTCTCGTCGGCTCCTCCAAGCTGGCTGTAGGAATATCGCTGCTGACGATAGCGATTCTGTTCTTCATCCTGAAGCACCGGATGGAGCTCGTTCTGTTTCTCTGGGTAGGCATAGGCTCGCAGCTGCTGAACACACTGCTGAAGCTCTGGTTCCACCGGGAGCGCCCCAACATCCACCGGCTCATTGAGCAGGCCGGCTACAGCTTCCCAAGCGGTCACTCCATGGCTGCCTTCTCCCTGTATGGTGTAATCGCCTATCTGCTCTGGAGACATATGCGTAACCGGCGGGAACGGCTGTTGCTGATTCTGTTCACAGTGCTGATGACTGGAGGAATCGGCTGGAGCCGGATTTATCTCGGGGTGCATTACCCCAGTGATGTTATTGGCGGGTACGCGGCCAGCGGAGCCTGGCTGATGCTGTCGGCTGCCTGCTTCGAGGCTTACCGGAATGCAAGGGGCCGTAAGCCTGTTATTCCACGCAAAAATGCGGATCCCCGCAAATAG
- the hfq gene encoding RNA chaperone Hfq has translation MESLKLQERLLNQCISTKVPVTIFTTNGVKMQGLVTSYDAYTITLQGQGDGRQNVLFKSAVSTVVPLKPVSLK, from the coding sequence GTGGAAAGTCTAAAATTACAGGAACGTTTGTTGAACCAGTGCATCTCAACAAAGGTGCCCGTGACGATTTTTACAACTAACGGAGTCAAAATGCAGGGCCTCGTAACTTCTTATGACGCTTACACAATCACCTTGCAGGGCCAGGGTGACGGCAGGCAAAACGTGCTCTTCAAATCAGCTGTCTCCACTGTAGTACCGCTTAAGCCTGTCTCGCTTAAATAA
- a CDS encoding lactonase family protein, with amino-acid sequence MNKNTKLLLFTGSYATAEESGVQVFAFDGAAGGTLERLDTAEGITNPTFVNVDPSGLKLYAIGEKPNGAGGKEGEVITFAIEPETGKLTELSRIPTMSAAGTAQATTCHINRDADHKHIVVCSYHGGTVGLLALDEAGLPVALTDTAVHTGHSVRPGQDKPHPHSAIFSPDETFLFVSDLGLDLIRSYRIHEETGKFEVIGDTKLHEGAGPRHFVFHPDGKSAYVINELDSSVTSFKYDADTGALQTAYTISTLPDDYPADKNGCAEIAFSKDGKYLYGSNRGHDSIVVYAVNPETAELTVVQHESTRGGHPRHFTVTPDGAYLIVANRDGNNLVVFSLDAASGLLNFTGNTAELSKPVCVRPAAFLQ; translated from the coding sequence ATGAATAAGAATACGAAGCTGCTGCTATTTACCGGCTCTTATGCGACTGCAGAAGAGAGCGGGGTTCAGGTGTTTGCTTTTGACGGCGCAGCAGGAGGTACGCTTGAGCGGCTGGATACAGCAGAAGGCATAACGAACCCTACGTTCGTGAATGTAGACCCTTCCGGGCTGAAGCTCTATGCCATTGGAGAGAAGCCTAATGGGGCAGGCGGCAAAGAAGGGGAAGTCATCACCTTCGCAATTGAGCCGGAGACAGGCAAGCTGACAGAGCTGAGCCGGATTCCTACGATGTCTGCCGCAGGCACAGCACAGGCCACAACCTGCCATATTAACAGAGATGCAGACCATAAACATATTGTAGTGTGCAGCTACCATGGAGGAACGGTTGGCCTGCTTGCGCTTGATGAAGCCGGACTGCCGGTTGCCCTGACTGATACTGCTGTACATACAGGACACAGTGTCCGCCCGGGACAGGACAAGCCGCATCCGCATTCGGCTATTTTCAGCCCGGATGAAACTTTCCTGTTCGTGTCTGATCTGGGCCTGGATCTGATCCGCAGCTACCGGATTCATGAGGAGACCGGGAAGTTTGAAGTGATCGGGGATACGAAGCTGCATGAAGGAGCAGGGCCGCGCCATTTTGTGTTCCATCCGGACGGCAAATCTGCATATGTCATTAACGAGCTTGACAGCAGCGTAACTTCGTTCAAGTATGATGCAGACACTGGAGCATTGCAGACAGCTTATACAATATCTACCCTGCCTGATGATTACCCGGCTGATAAGAACGGCTGTGCGGAAATTGCGTTCTCCAAGGACGGCAAGTATCTGTACGGCTCTAACCGCGGGCATGACAGTATTGTGGTCTACGCGGTAAATCCGGAGACGGCTGAGCTGACAGTGGTCCAGCATGAATCCACCCGTGGGGGCCACCCGCGTCATTTCACAGTTACACCGGACGGGGCATATCTGATTGTGGCTAACCGTGACGGCAACAATCTGGTTGTCTTCTCTTTGGATGCTGCCAGCGGGCTGCTGAACTTCACAGGGAACACGGCAGAGCTGTCCAAGCCTGTCTGTGTACGGCCTGCTGCATTCCTGCAGTAA
- a CDS encoding LytTR family transcriptional regulator DNA-binding domain-containing protein, protein MSSLLEARNVYEDFEVETDILFFKVGDHDLVIFHGRNYNIKKRMTAEQLNRLLSSNSYYHVYGGCYVNLNKISSIEDDCIYFGEMGLYAKSVRVPRRKQESIRHLLRGLSS, encoded by the coding sequence ATGAGCAGCCTGCTGGAAGCCAGAAATGTATATGAGGACTTCGAGGTGGAGACAGACATTCTGTTCTTTAAGGTCGGGGACCATGACCTGGTCATTTTTCACGGCAGAAACTACAATATTAAAAAAAGAATGACTGCCGAGCAACTGAACCGCTTATTGTCAAGCAACAGCTATTATCATGTGTACGGAGGCTGTTATGTCAACCTGAATAAGATCAGCTCCATCGAAGATGACTGCATCTATTTCGGGGAAATGGGCTTATACGCCAAGTCAGTGCGTGTTCCCAGACGCAAACAGGAAAGCATCCGCCATCTGCTGAGAGGACTCAGCTCCTGA